CATGGAAGGGATCCTAGAATTCAGTGCATTCTTCAAAAATCCCGCCTGAATTTGTGGTACAGAATTTTGTTCCCAGCCTTCCCACTTGCGTCCTTGTGGGCAGGGATATTTAGCAGAGAAACACCTTCCCAAAGCCAGACTGGAGATAGATAAACAGTTTCCCACTTCCATAGAGAGCAGACACTCTGATGTGTACAGGTATGCAGTTAAACAGTAGCAGTCCAATAACATCCTGTATCTGCTGATAAAACGTGAGCTGGAAGAAAGTCTTGAGTCCACCGTTAGAGGTGCTGTAGCATCTTTCTGAGCAGGACGTGCTGATACATAATGGATATAGTGATACTAGTGGCTTAAAATAATGCTCCACTGTATCTCTCAATCTTACTTTTGTGTTAGATGGAAAGGCAGTCCTGCTGATCCAAAGTACTGTGCAAGCTCCTGATTCCtagattccccctctcccagtcTCACAGGACCCAGTGCTGATATCCCCATTGATGACTGACTAGTTGAGTGGAGTTAGCAGTTCCTAATGACTTGTATCATTTCTATCTCTCATAGGTCACAATTGGAATGTCCTTGCTCTCTGGGGACCCCTGCTTCAAAACGTAAGTTGCTGGGTCGTCTTCCACTCTTGTGGAACCTGTTGCATTTGCTGGGTTTTTTGGGGACACAGCTGTTCCCTGAAGGGTGGGGCTATCCACCCTGAGCTGTTCTCGATCCCTGGTAGAGCCCAGTGACGTACAAACATGATCTTCTGCGTCTTATCCACAGATCACCTAAGCAATTTTATAAACCAGTAAACTTCCCCAAAAGTACAGTAGGAAAAAAGCTTATAACTGGGAATCTGGACTCCTGcattctatccccagctctgccaaagactGGGTGACAGGCAGTTCACTTATTTTCTTTGTGCttgtttacccatctgtaaagtggagaaAATGTTTGGCTTACAGAgctgtttgtaaagcatttttagATATACTGATAGAAGGTACAAGTACAAGGTCACTTTTTGACTTCTTAGAACTGCCAGTTAGTGGTATCTATtacatccatttaaaaaaaaaatctgactggatTAAGGGATTAATGGTAACATCTACAAATGAACAGGTGAGATGAACCATGAAAGGAGACATGTGGGGGAACTTCCCAAAGTGTGCTCCCATTTTGGCTTCTTTACTGCTTTGTGATGGAGAAAAgaagcatgatttttttaaaaaaaaaaatctgtttgtaacCTTAAAAACATCAAGAATTTAGTCTTGGTTTCTGTCCATCCCGCTCCCCGACTGGTTTTGTTGGAGGATGCTTTTTTGGTGATGGGAGGTGGCCCCAGGTCTGTGCTGTGATCTGTTTATACACCTTAACTGAAGATATCCTTTCCCCCAGTGCTAGGCATTGGAGAGTGTTAGCAACAAACCCCAGCTCTCAATATGAGCTGTACCATCCTGTCCTTTTGTGAGCACTAGTAATCAATCTTGAGGCATTGGAGAGAGAGTTCACTATTGAAAACAAGGTCTCTGATAGCCACAAAATAATTGTGGTATGAGATCCTAGCACTGTTCTGCAGTATTTGCATGGTGATGTCATGATAATGCATGAAGACAGTGAATCAAAACACAACAAATATATTACACTGTAATGTTGAAAAGTCTTGACTGAGCTATATGTGCATCTCTCTCAGTGACTGTTCAACAAAATAACTTCTAAGTTCTGCTGCATGCTTCTTGGAGTCCACACTTAAAACTTTTGCCTCTGTAGTAATGTCAGTTATAGATGTTACTTCAACAACGTATTTATATGGGCAGAAGCCCTAGTGTAGTTGGATTTATGCTTGCGAAAATTttctggtatagcttattttggttggggaactggtataagctgTATCTGTAAAAGCACTTTTCTACTGAGATAAGCTGTATCTAGACTAGGAGAGTTCATCCCCCTTTCCCAAATACGCTTTTTCAGTGTTGGCGGGGGGGTTCCAAAGATTTTAGATTAGTAGAAAGTTCTGGCATCTTgtgttttaagaaggatgttgaaaaattggagaggacctgggagagaagaaaggagtgcaatctgtttagtttatctaaAACATTGAGGAGGTGAATTGATTATAGAGTATAAATAACCTTGTAAGGAGAAAATGCCGAAAACGAAAGGGCTAACAGAAACGCATAACAAGGCTTGAAGTTAAAGCCAAATTTAGATTAGAAATAAGGCCCACACTGTTAATAGTGAGGGTGATTAGCCATTGGAAAAACttatcaagggaagtgatggattctccatctctggaactCTTCAAATCAAGATCCTTTTTGGAAGATATGCTTCAGTCAGTCACAAGTTACTGGACTTAATCCAGGGataactgagtgaaattctctggcctgcgttATGCCGGAGGTCTGACTGAATGAATtttgattccttctggccttaaaatctataaaatagtctctgattatttttttaaagtgaccagtTGAGAGGACAAAagatctttttttatttaaaaaaaaatcacttatgtAGTAATTTTGCTAGTTCACTGTCCACTGTAGTCTTCTAAACTAGTcaaagacctgaatttctaatgtaagaaAACGAGCAGAAAAGCAAAGTTTTTGCAGTGTTCCCTGCTTACAAAACTCCTTGCAGGCTTCCATCCTTCCCCCACAAGGAAGCAAGAAGGGAATGGTCCCCTTTGTTAGTCACCTCTTCAAGCTGCCAGTTCTGCTTGCGTAATTTGTGTCACGTCCTGTCTTTTGGCCATTGCAGGCCTCCTTCCACAGCCAAATCCATCACCATCCCAGGACAGGACTCCTCCCTGCAGTTGACCTGTAAAGGCGAGGGGACTACCAGTACCATCAGCAGCTCGGCCACTATTGGAGCAGTGCGTCAGGCCAAGTCGAGACCCACTATTCTCAATCCAGGTACAGGCCCTCTGTGCTCAGGACTGATACAGCACTTTGTTGTTCCAGGATTCCATTAAGCTTACTCCAGCACTTGGAAGGTTAATGAATCTCTGCACTGCACGCTCGGCCTCAGCAGTCCTAGTGTCTTTGCTAATTAAGAAACCTGTAAGACTCTCTCTTTTAAAGGTAGCTAAGTAGGGTGAACATGAAAGTGCAGCACATGTAATTCTGTTAACAGAGGAGATAAAGCCATTCCAGGGACTGACTTAATGTGTTTCTTGCAATCCTCTCTAAGGGGCCCTCACTGTGGTTCCTCCTATATTCAGTGACACTTAACACTGTTCACCCCTCTGCTGTTAGGTTTGCACAGGCTGATGTTTAGAAAAGTTCCTGCACAGTCTTTAGTGCTTCAGGGTCTGAGATCTAGTGGTCTCACTCCAGCTGCTGAAGCAGAGTTCTTAGACTTCCATTTTTCAAGGACATTGCAGCCTCCCCTGGCTCCCTTCTTTAAAGTGAATGGGCTGCAAATATACTGTGACAGATACATAGTGCACAAAAATCTGGAGCTACCCAGTTCACATCaatgagccttttaaaaaaacctggctTACATGTTTACCCAGGAGACCAAAAATGCTCCTTACAGCCCTTTCACTTGCAGGCGGGGATGATGAAATCTGGAAATTCAGAGGTAGCACCGACTCTTCAGGCCATATTCACAGGTGATGTAATGATGGTGAAACTCGTCCTTATGAGGGTAGAAGAGTGGGGGTTATAGTAGGAAAAGCAGCTAACAGGAAGGAATTTTATATCGTACATCTGTCTGTCCTGCTTCAGTCTCACCCTTGGGCTGAGTTTCAGTCAGAGGTTTACCATCATCTCTGACTCAGGCCCCACATCTGACTTGTACCTGTGTATATGAGGGAAAGATGGATTCAATCACCTTGCTCTTGTCAGCCTGTTACAAACTCAGTGCATTTCCCTACCTGTTGGGATCCTCTCACATCTTTGTTGGAGCTTTGAGAATCCTGCCCCTTTTGTTTTTTGTACCACCCTCTGTTGCTTTTCACTTGAAAAGTCCTGCGTTATGGCCTTCACAGCACTCCACAGGCTGCTTTACATCTGAGTAGTGAAGATCCTATAAATAGCACTTGATCTCTTGCATGGCATGCACCAAGCTGGCTTGCAATTTTTTAAAGGTATCTTCTACTTATGAAATAGCTTCAGACATGACCCATCATCTCCGTGGGCTTGAGGGATTGGAGGACCCTGGTAACTCCAGAGTTGGGCACCCCGTCAGCCACTGGAATGGGTGACTACTCTGACACAGCCTTTCATGGCTACTGTCATAAATGGTCCCTGGCAGCTTCTAGCTCTGTGCAAGTCAACATAGAGCAAGAAGTGTGCACTCTTCCAGCCTTCCCTGGCCCTAGTGTAACAATGTTCCCATCCAGTCTTTCTGCAGGAAGTGGTGAATGGGCTGGCTGAGATAATGTGAGTGCTTTGTTGTTTGGCAGGTGTTCCAGAGGAACCAGACCAGAATCTGTCCAGTCCAGAGGAAGTATTCCACTCAGGGCATTCACGGAACTCCAGTTATGCCAGCCAGCAGTCCAAAATCTCCGGTAATTGTTGACCTGCTGAACTTTGGCATCCATGTCCAGGAAGGCGCAGGTCTTCAGATCTCCAAATCTATTTTCCTTTGGCACTCTCCTCCTTTGAGAGTGATTCACAGCCACGCCTGTGACTTCGAGCCACTCCTGAGCCTGCCTTCCGAACTCCTGGTTTTGTGATGACTGCAGATCTGATCTGTGTAATCCTCTGCCTTTGTGGATTGAGGTTCCTCTCCTCCTCAGTGAAGCTTCCCTGCCCTGACTGGAGACTTGGCTCTTTGCACTGTGTTGCTATGGGATGGTAGGTTTGGTTTGTCATGAGTCTCTGTCCACAGGTTACAGCACGGAGCACTCTCGCTCCTCCAGTATGTCTGATCTGACTCACCGCCGGAATAcatccaccagcagcagcgcctCTGGGGGGCTCAGTTTGACAGTGGAGTGTCCTGAGGGAGAGCGGGACCACAAACTAGACAAGCCACCTCGCCCGCCAAGACCAGCCATCCTGTTGGATAGATCATCCCGGTAGGTACAGTATAAAGAGATCATCTCTGCAGATGGGGGAAGGCCTAGAAACAAAGGATCCTTCGCTCTTCCTTTACCTTTATGGCCCCAGATTTGCTGTTGCTATAATCGGAAAGGAAGAGGCTACAGCTAAGGGACACAGAAAGCACTGGCAGCCTGTGACCCCAGGGGttgaatctgtttttttcttttttccctcccagaaGGAAAAAAGATTCAGTGGAGAGTCACCCAACGTGGGTGGATGATACTAGGATTGATGCTGATGACATAGTGGAGAAAATTAtgcagagtcaggatttcacagACGTCAGCAATACTGAAGGTGAGATTAGTACAAGACGCAGAGGGGAGACTTGCTGCTCCTCTTCCAGCCTTAGCGACGTTCATCAACCTCTCTAATTCCAACTCTGGCGTCACTCAGTGTTGCCTCCCACTCGCCTGTAATTTGCTGTTAGTACTTGCTGGAAGTTTCAGTGGCAGGTATCTTAGAGACCCCACTGATGTGAAAACTGCATTTCCTTCTGAAAACAGTTTGTACTTGCTACTGTTACAAGTAACTGAAGCTGTGAGGCTGGAGGCAAACAGTCCTTCTCTTTTCCAGGTTTACTTTTGACAGCACCTCGTGTAGTCAGTTTTGTTGCTCAGTTGCATCACCCTTCTGCATAGCTCTGGGGGCAGCTCCTGGGCATACTTCTTCCCACACTGTGCAAGGGAACAGTTTGCCGGTAACAGGAGCAGCAAAGCTGAAAAGGAAGCAGGGTAGATGTGTGCAAAGAGAGTGGAAGAAGGAGGGGTTTAAACATACTGGCACTCGGGCCTGACCAAAAGACCCTTACGAATActgcagaggaggaaaaaagccTTATCAATCTTTTTAAAGGAactgaaaacaatgtttttttaaaattggtcagTTTAGGGGAAAATTTCAAATGGtcctcctttaaaataaaaaatatttaaactattttCTTGCCTGTTATACAAACCACAGCTTAGATTTACTAGAACTCTAAAGTTTAATCTAATTTTCTGTTCGTTACTCACACAGTTCACTGTTTGCATTTCTGTCAGCTTGGGTGATTAAAAACAGGCTATCGTGCTTCATTAATGAATTTGCTCTCCACTCTCTGGGAGAACTAGACAGAACAGAACAGGGTACCTCCATAGTAGCGTAATGAGATTGCAAATGCTGCAGGGGAATGTTTGTCTTTgtctgagtttttaaaataatactatgGACTCCGTCATTCATGACATGGtttagaagtttaaaaaaaacaaacaacctagCCATCAAAACCATAGTccattaaaattttgtttttaaaagcttactCTTCCAAAGTCTGATTTGCCCTGGGGATCTTCCTAAAGCAAGGAGGAGAGGGAGTTCCATGAAGCTTCACAACCGTCAGAGCAAGAGTGTAAACACACCTGCGCTCacagaaacagaatgaaaatggatttttttcccctagctgAGCATTGTGTAATATGGACCGTAGGGGACATCTGTGGATTGTCAGGACTGTGGATTTTACtatctctttcttcctcttctcctatCTGCAGACAGTAACCTGAGGTTGTTTGTGAGCAGAGATGGCACAACTACATTGAGTGGGATTCAGCTGGGAAACAGGTATGGCTCCTGAAAGGTTGGTAGATGCTGGGGCTCTGTAAAGATTGCTCAGCTAGTTCTTTGTGCTTAGGAGACTTTCACCTCACCTCAGCAGAGATTTCTGAAGATCGTGCGATACATGATGGCTTTGTTCCCACATTAATACTCCTGGGATCCCTTTTAGTCACAGGATGCAGCTGTGCTTGTGTGTGTTCAGAGCTCAGCAGAAGCTTGACTGGGGTATTTGATCTTGGCTGCTAGATTGAGGACAGAGGGAAGGTGTGTGAAAGTACAGAACAATCGGGGTTGGTCTATCTTTCTCTGCTTTCAAAGCCTGTTCAAGGCAGGCAACTTTGTTGCCCCCTGTTGGATTATAGCAAAACTGCAAAGCCTAATTCATTCTCCATTCTCAGCTGCATGCTTTCCCGTGTCTGTTCAGAGCTCATTTCCTCTGAGGAGAGATGCTATTAAATACACTGTTCCCATAATGCTTTGCACTGCCGTAGCACCTTTCATCACAGGATCTCAAAGCCTTTTGCATTCACTAAACCTCACAAGCTCCAGGATAAGTGGAGCTTGGGGTGAAGTGCCTAATGCAAAGTCCCACATCAAGTCAGTGGGAAAGCTGTGACTAGAGCCCTGGAGTGCTCCAGCTTTCACTGCTCCAATAGACAGCTTCCCCTCTGGAGGCTTTCCAGATGTCCTCAGCCTAGCCTCTTTCATCTCTCACAGGAAGGAAAAGTGTGTTGCTGCCAGTTCTCTTTCCAGCTTTGGGATGTTGATTGCCATTTGGCTGCCTGACTTTTGTTATGCAGGCTGATTTTAgctattttcagcatttttttttattgtttggaaAAAATTCCTGAATTCTGAGCTCTGCATAAATGCTTCTGTTTTAATCTAAAGGTATGAATACAAGAACTtgttctctccccccgccccctccttctgcagggTCTCATCTGGAATTTATGAGCCAGTGGTGATTGAAACCCGTTAAATGTGAAGAATAGGGTAGAGCTGC
This genomic window from Chelonoidis abingdonii isolate Lonesome George chromosome 24, CheloAbing_2.0, whole genome shotgun sequence contains:
- the EEIG1 gene encoding early estrogen-induced gene 1 protein translates to MAFLMKKKKFKFQTSFTLEELTAVPFVNGVLFCKIRLLDGGDFASLSSREEVQENCVRWKKKFTFVCKMSANPATGLLDPCICRVSVRKELKGGKTYSKLGFADLNLAEFAGSGFTVRCCLLEGYDTKNTRQDNSILKVTIGMSLLSGDPCFKTPPSTAKSITIPGQDSSLQLTCKGEGTTSTISSSATIGAVRQAKSRPTILNPGVPEEPDQNLSSPEEVFHSGHSRNSSYASQQSKISGYSTEHSRSSSMSDLTHRRNTSTSSSASGGLSLTVECPEGERDHKLDKPPRPPRPAILLDRSSRRKKDSVESHPTWVDDTRIDADDIVEKIMQSQDFTDVSNTEDSNLRLFVSRDGTTTLSGIQLGNRVSSGIYEPVVIETR